Proteins found in one Vallitalea guaymasensis genomic segment:
- a CDS encoding DUF2194 domain-containing protein, producing the protein MKNKTVIYIIIILIGIIGIAYGGMHSGYVLKLIKNVNEYNKIENYALLNSQHINDIEKELFEKHLIIYDENSAGGQLVKDNVIKAYEYMKKDYDLIEVKDVKTINQSYETIVVTSLEEETFSSFEDLERYVANGGNAFIVYHSTTDSFINAIFGIEEIGETVESDGILLKDNLLIKSDGYRVNNNTITNSMREVTLSQAATVYAETADSIPFIWDMDYKNGKFMIYNGTSLEAKENRGLLTGALGLLVDDYIYPILNAKICYIDDFPSPVPSGFDENIYRDYGLTIEEFYKRVWWSDILKGAKLYDVKYTGVIIETYNEDVKPPFETASYDTKNNLIMYGRELLKNDGELGFHGYNHQSFAPEGFIKEDLGYNFWESTEDMMGALKEINRYSKEVFPYYNFKVYVPPSNILHPMGRAAIKEAVPSINILASLYLAGEESDAYVQEFEIAKDQMIELPRITYDYINEEGEDWSIYTTINFFGVFSHFIHPDDILDPNRNMGYSWEEMKEQYNEMLKDIKDNYGWLRSMTASQAAEELKKYLQCDVKFVKNENGIYGFMTNFRKDMYFILRTEKEIKKTVSCTVSEIDNNIYLVHTLEPEFAVKF; encoded by the coding sequence ATGAAAAATAAAACAGTTATTTACATTATTATAATTTTAATAGGTATCATAGGTATTGCATACGGAGGTATGCACTCAGGGTATGTTCTGAAACTAATAAAGAACGTTAATGAGTATAATAAGATAGAGAATTATGCATTACTTAATTCTCAACATATTAACGATATCGAAAAAGAACTTTTTGAAAAACATCTAATAATCTATGATGAAAATTCAGCTGGTGGTCAGTTAGTAAAAGATAATGTAATAAAAGCATATGAGTATATGAAAAAAGATTACGACCTAATAGAAGTAAAAGATGTAAAAACTATTAATCAAAGTTACGAAACAATAGTGGTAACATCTTTGGAAGAGGAGACTTTTTCATCCTTTGAGGATTTGGAAAGGTATGTAGCCAATGGAGGAAATGCATTTATAGTATACCATTCCACTACGGATAGTTTTATTAATGCAATCTTTGGCATTGAAGAAATAGGTGAAACAGTTGAATCAGACGGTATACTATTAAAAGATAACCTGCTTATTAAGAGTGATGGTTATAGAGTTAATAATAATACTATTACTAATTCCATGAGAGAAGTTACACTAAGTCAAGCCGCAACTGTTTACGCAGAGACAGCTGATTCTATACCTTTTATATGGGATATGGATTATAAGAATGGCAAGTTCATGATTTATAATGGGACGTCCTTGGAAGCTAAAGAAAACAGAGGTTTACTGACAGGTGCTTTAGGACTATTGGTAGATGACTATATTTATCCTATTCTCAATGCTAAAATTTGTTATATCGATGACTTTCCATCTCCAGTACCTAGTGGGTTTGATGAAAATATATACCGGGACTATGGACTTACAATTGAAGAATTCTACAAAAGAGTCTGGTGGAGTGATATATTAAAAGGTGCCAAGTTATATGATGTCAAATATACAGGAGTCATCATAGAAACTTATAATGAAGATGTTAAGCCTCCGTTTGAAACAGCAAGTTATGATACAAAAAATAATTTAATTATGTATGGAAGAGAATTGTTAAAAAATGATGGAGAGCTTGGTTTTCACGGTTATAATCATCAATCTTTCGCACCAGAAGGTTTTATAAAAGAAGACTTGGGGTATAACTTTTGGGAAAGTACAGAAGACATGATGGGAGCATTGAAGGAGATTAATCGTTATTCCAAGGAAGTCTTTCCGTATTATAATTTCAAAGTCTATGTACCGCCATCAAACATATTACATCCTATGGGAAGAGCAGCTATTAAGGAAGCTGTTCCAAGTATTAATATTTTAGCTAGTTTATACCTTGCTGGTGAAGAATCTGATGCTTATGTTCAAGAGTTTGAGATTGCTAAGGATCAAATGATTGAATTACCACGTATAACATATGATTACATCAATGAGGAAGGTGAAGATTGGTCTATATATACAACAATTAATTTCTTCGGAGTATTTTCACATTTCATTCATCCTGATGATATTTTGGATCCAAACAGAAATATGGGATATTCATGGGAGGAAATGAAAGAACAATATAATGAAATGTTAAAAGATATAAAAGATAATTATGGATGGCTAAGAAGTATGACTGCTTCACAAGCAGCAGAAGAATTAAAAAAGTACTTACAATGTGATGTGAAATTTGTTAAGAATGAAAATGGGATATATGGTTTTATGACAAATTTCAGAAAAGATATGTATTTCATATTGCGTACAGAAAAAGAAATAAAGAAAACAGTTAGTTGCACAGTGTCCGAAATTGATAATAATATATATCTTGTTCATACATTAGAGCCTGAATTCGCTGTGAAATTCTAA
- a CDS encoding BaiN/RdsA family NAD(P)/FAD-dependent oxidoreductase: MAKNKIVIIGGGASGLVAAIVAARNGAKVTILERKDRIGKKILATGNGRCNLTNMHCSSKYFHGGDKDFITNILEQFDVNKTLEFFSELGIYPINVDSGKVYPNSLQASSVLDVLRLEVDRLKINIECNAEVTKIERSNNFVVYTKDKKYYGNKIIIAAGGKSSPDLGSNGSGFTLAKSLGHTIKKPIPSLVQLKSGADFLKQIKGVKINALAKIIDENNEIMRKEYGEILFTDYGISGPPILQISRIASDYLNDNKRVSVDIDFFHDLSEKELDQILLKRLTSMPNKTIQENFIGFINKRLINIIIKEAGIAMNKKSADIKKEERNKLVSILKKFSLIITGTNQWNQSQVTAGGIITSEIDEVTLESKKVKDVYLAGEVIDVDGDCGGYNLQWAWSSGVVAGMNASN; this comes from the coding sequence ATGGCTAAAAATAAGATTGTTATTATTGGTGGTGGAGCTTCAGGGTTAGTTGCAGCAATTGTCGCAGCAAGAAATGGAGCAAAAGTTACCATCTTAGAAAGAAAAGATAGAATTGGGAAAAAAATACTGGCTACAGGGAATGGTAGATGTAATCTAACCAACATGCACTGTTCTAGTAAATATTTTCATGGTGGAGATAAGGATTTCATTACAAATATATTAGAGCAATTTGATGTAAATAAAACACTGGAGTTTTTTAGTGAATTAGGTATATATCCTATTAATGTTGATAGTGGAAAAGTTTATCCTAATTCATTACAAGCAAGCTCGGTATTGGATGTACTAAGACTTGAAGTAGATAGATTGAAAATAAATATAGAATGCAATGCTGAAGTTACTAAGATTGAGAGAAGTAATAACTTTGTCGTATATACAAAGGATAAAAAATATTATGGTAATAAAATCATTATAGCAGCAGGAGGGAAATCTTCTCCTGACCTAGGCTCTAATGGTAGCGGATTTACATTAGCTAAATCTCTTGGACATACTATTAAAAAGCCCATACCTTCTTTGGTTCAGCTTAAGTCTGGTGCTGATTTCTTGAAACAAATAAAAGGTGTCAAAATAAATGCTTTGGCTAAAATAATAGATGAGAATAATGAAATAATGCGGAAAGAATACGGAGAAATATTGTTTACAGATTATGGTATATCAGGTCCACCTATTTTACAAATTAGTAGAATTGCTTCTGATTATCTTAATGATAATAAGAGAGTTAGTGTAGATATTGATTTCTTTCATGACTTATCAGAAAAGGAATTGGATCAAATTTTGCTTAAGAGGTTGACTTCTATGCCTAATAAAACTATTCAAGAGAATTTTATAGGTTTCATTAACAAAAGATTAATCAATATAATTATAAAAGAAGCGGGAATAGCAATGAATAAAAAATCTGCTGACATTAAAAAAGAAGAAAGAAATAAGCTTGTATCTATTTTAAAAAAATTCTCATTGATTATAACTGGAACCAATCAATGGAATCAATCACAAGTGACTGCAGGTGGTATCATAACAAGTGAAATAGATGAGGTTACTCTAGAATCAAAGAAAGTTAAAGATGTATATCTTGCAGGAGAGGTTATAGATGTAGATGGTGATTGTGGAGGGTATAATTTGCAATGGGCTTGGAGTTCGGGGGTTGTTGCAGGTATGAATGCTAGTAACTAA
- a CDS encoding NAD(P)/FAD-dependent oxidoreductase — MLRLQQVKFGLDHNENDIYRRIRKELKINEDVKFSYRIVKKSIDARKKNDIKIVYTFDIKIDNEDKILAKKGNRSLCFVNNKKYEFPNRDASFVDRPIIVGSGPAGLFCGLVLAENGYEPIILERGQDMDNRVKDVERFIATNELSTKSNIQFGEGGAGTFSDGKLNTMVKDKFLRNRKVLEEFVECGAPEEILYYNKPHIGTDYLRKVVKNIRKKIIDLGGEVRFNNQVTSLLVDEGCIAGVVVNDTSEIKSRNVILAIGHSARDTFTMLKDNNILIEKKPFAIGLRIEHPQDLINRSQYGNSYEHKNLPVADYKLTHHCNNGRGVYSFCMCPGGYVVNASSEEGRVVTNGMSNFLRNANNANSALLVNITPEDFFEDDVLAGVAFQRKWEELAYIAGGSNYNIPVQQSVDFMNNKISTNIGDVHPSLGDKATLSNLNDCLPNYVCDAIKEGIKAFDKKIKGFGREDAILSGVETRSSSPIRIIRDKDYESNIRGLYPCGEGAGYAGGIMSAAMDGIKVAEAVTNRTINK, encoded by the coding sequence ATGTTACGACTACAGCAAGTTAAGTTTGGTCTTGATCATAATGAAAATGATATTTATAGAAGAATAAGGAAAGAATTAAAGATAAATGAGGATGTTAAGTTTTCTTATAGGATTGTGAAGAAATCTATTGATGCTAGGAAAAAGAATGATATAAAGATAGTTTATACTTTTGATATAAAGATTGATAATGAAGATAAAATATTGGCTAAGAAAGGGAATCGTTCTCTTTGCTTTGTTAACAACAAGAAATATGAATTTCCTAATAGAGATGCTAGTTTTGTGGATAGACCAATAATAGTTGGATCTGGTCCTGCAGGACTTTTTTGTGGGCTAGTTTTGGCTGAGAATGGCTATGAGCCTATTATCCTTGAGAGAGGGCAGGATATGGATAATCGTGTGAAGGATGTGGAGCGATTTATAGCTACAAATGAGCTTTCTACCAAGTCTAATATTCAATTCGGTGAAGGTGGAGCTGGAACTTTTTCGGATGGAAAGTTAAATACTATGGTTAAGGATAAATTTCTTAGAAATAGAAAAGTACTAGAGGAATTTGTTGAATGTGGAGCTCCTGAAGAGATATTATACTATAATAAGCCTCATATTGGTACTGATTATCTTAGGAAAGTCGTAAAAAACATTAGAAAGAAAATTATTGATTTAGGTGGAGAGGTAAGATTCAACAATCAAGTTACATCTTTGTTAGTTGATGAAGGTTGTATAGCTGGAGTAGTTGTTAATGATACAAGTGAGATAAAGTCTAGGAATGTTATTCTTGCAATAGGACATAGTGCAAGAGATACGTTTACCATGTTAAAGGATAATAATATACTTATTGAAAAGAAACCATTTGCTATTGGGCTTAGGATTGAGCATCCTCAAGATTTAATTAACAGGTCACAATATGGAAATAGTTATGAACATAAGAACTTACCAGTTGCTGATTATAAATTAACACATCATTGTAATAATGGAAGAGGAGTATATTCATTCTGTATGTGTCCAGGAGGGTATGTTGTCAATGCTAGTTCAGAAGAGGGTAGAGTTGTTACTAATGGTATGAGTAATTTTCTAAGAAATGCTAATAATGCTAATAGCGCACTCTTGGTCAATATAACTCCAGAAGATTTTTTTGAGGATGATGTACTTGCAGGTGTGGCTTTTCAAAGAAAATGGGAAGAATTAGCTTATATTGCAGGAGGCAGCAATTATAATATTCCTGTTCAGCAATCAGTAGATTTCATGAATAATAAAATATCAACAAACATTGGTGATGTTCATCCTTCCTTAGGTGATAAAGCAACCCTTTCTAATCTTAATGATTGTTTACCTAATTATGTTTGTGATGCCATAAAAGAGGGGATTAAAGCTTTTGATAAGAAAATCAAGGGATTTGGAAGAGAAGACGCTATTTTATCAGGGGTTGAAACCAGATCTTCTTCGCCTATAAGAATTATTAGAGATAAGGATTACGAAAGTAATATAAGAGGATTATATCCTTGTGGAGAAGGTGCAGGTTATGCAGGTGGTATCATGTCAGCTGCTATGGATGGAATTAAAGTTGCTGAAGCTGTAACAAATAGGACTATAAATAAATAG
- a CDS encoding alpha-galactosidase: MIYVNNNNEFHLTTSNTSYIIKVLESNHLSHLYYGRKIRNRDDFSNLYHNYVTPVGNETNYSKKHEHYSLNTTTLELSTYGKSDYREPSLHIEFSDNSRVSDFLFHSYKIYEGKKDIEGLPHTFQNEDTVTSLEIKLYDQVMDVYVLLQYSVFYDRDVITRSIKIINGESGRIKIVKAMSFNIDFDNCDYDLITLEGKWIREKHIQKQRLNKGVYYINSKKFTSSSDLNPFMCLSEADTTEDNGSCYGFSLLYSGNHQGLSEVSPHNQTRVQMGINPFDFSWLLDKKEEFQTPEVIMTYSKNGIGGMSRNFHDVINHNLIPVRWQFRKRPLLANSWEAAYFDFNEKKLLRLAKTAKELGMELFVLDDGWFKGRNDDTTSLGDWVEDRKKLPNGLEGLSNKINEMGLGFGLWVEPEMISQESDLYKRHPSWAIKLENREPSLGRNQLMLDMANPNVINYLYKQLSSVFRRGKVKYVKWDMNRCVTDVYSSYLPKHRQKELAHRYVLGLYNLLNRLKTDFEDILFESCASGGNRYDLGMLYYMPQTWASDNTDPGERMNIQYGSSLIYPLSTLGAHVGSNPSHQVLRQNSIESRFNVACFGLLGYELNLNNLSNFEKKAIKKQVEFYKKHRKLLQYGTFYRIKSPFETNYAIWMVVSKDKEEAIVGYYQKLQESNKSLETIKLKGLEEQYMYHLESRAQFMNIERFGELINDYVPFNVKTNGVRGIIHKTISDNYMYKNDVQKVNEYGDSLMYAGLKPLQQFNGAGFGDQVRYIGDFGSRIYYLKKVEVMEE; the protein is encoded by the coding sequence ATGATTTATGTAAATAATAACAATGAATTTCATCTTACAACATCAAATACTAGTTATATCATAAAAGTATTAGAGTCCAATCACTTATCACATTTATATTATGGACGTAAAATAAGAAACAGGGATGATTTTAGTAATTTATATCATAATTATGTAACACCAGTTGGCAACGAGACTAATTATAGTAAAAAACATGAACATTATTCTTTGAATACCACTACATTGGAGTTATCAACTTATGGTAAGTCTGATTATAGAGAGCCTTCATTACATATAGAGTTTAGTGATAATTCAAGAGTAAGTGATTTTCTATTTCATTCATATAAAATATATGAAGGTAAAAAAGATATAGAGGGATTACCACATACTTTTCAGAACGAGGACACTGTTACGTCATTGGAGATTAAGTTATATGACCAAGTGATGGATGTATATGTATTATTACAGTATTCTGTTTTTTATGATAGAGATGTCATTACAAGAAGTATAAAAATTATTAATGGTGAATCAGGTAGGATTAAAATTGTTAAGGCAATGAGTTTTAATATTGATTTTGATAATTGTGATTACGATTTAATAACTCTTGAAGGAAAATGGATCAGAGAAAAGCATATACAAAAACAAAGACTTAATAAAGGAGTATACTATATTAATTCAAAAAAATTCACTTCAAGTTCAGATCTCAATCCTTTTATGTGTTTATCAGAGGCTGATACTACAGAAGACAATGGTTCCTGTTATGGTTTTTCTTTATTATACAGTGGCAATCATCAAGGGTTATCAGAAGTTAGTCCTCATAATCAAACTAGGGTACAGATGGGAATTAATCCATTTGATTTCAGCTGGCTGTTAGATAAAAAAGAGGAATTTCAAACTCCTGAAGTGATAATGACTTATTCAAAAAATGGAATAGGAGGTATGAGCAGGAATTTTCATGATGTAATTAATCATAATCTAATACCGGTGAGATGGCAATTCAGAAAAAGACCTCTTTTAGCTAATAGTTGGGAAGCAGCATATTTTGATTTTAATGAGAAGAAGTTGTTAAGACTTGCAAAAACTGCAAAAGAACTTGGCATGGAATTATTTGTACTAGACGATGGTTGGTTCAAAGGACGTAATGATGATACAACTAGTTTGGGGGATTGGGTTGAAGATAGAAAGAAGCTACCTAATGGCCTTGAAGGTCTTAGTAATAAAATTAATGAAATGGGATTAGGGTTTGGATTATGGGTAGAACCTGAAATGATATCACAAGAGAGTGATTTGTATAAAAGACATCCAAGTTGGGCTATAAAACTTGAAAATAGAGAACCATCACTTGGAAGAAATCAATTAATGCTGGATATGGCTAATCCTAATGTAATAAATTATTTATATAAACAACTTAGCAGCGTTTTCAGACGGGGAAAGGTCAAGTATGTAAAATGGGATATGAATAGGTGTGTAACTGATGTTTATTCTTCATATCTACCAAAACATAGACAAAAGGAATTGGCACATAGATACGTGTTGGGATTATACAATTTACTGAATAGATTGAAAACGGATTTTGAGGATATATTATTTGAAAGTTGTGCTAGTGGTGGTAATAGGTATGATTTAGGAATGTTATATTATATGCCCCAAACATGGGCAAGTGATAATACTGACCCTGGTGAAAGAATGAATATTCAATATGGTTCATCGTTAATTTATCCACTAAGTACCCTTGGAGCTCATGTTGGTTCTAATCCTTCACATCAAGTATTGAGACAAAACAGTATTGAATCAAGATTCAACGTGGCTTGTTTTGGATTATTGGGTTATGAACTTAATTTGAATAATCTTTCTAACTTTGAGAAAAAGGCTATTAAAAAACAAGTGGAGTTTTATAAGAAACATAGAAAGTTATTACAGTATGGTACATTCTATAGAATTAAATCACCATTTGAAACAAATTATGCCATATGGATGGTAGTTTCTAAGGATAAAGAAGAAGCCATTGTAGGCTATTATCAAAAACTGCAAGAAAGCAACAAAAGTTTGGAAACCATTAAATTAAAAGGTTTAGAAGAACAGTACATGTATCATCTGGAATCAAGGGCACAATTTATGAATATAGAGAGATTTGGTGAATTAATCAATGATTATGTACCTTTTAATGTGAAGACCAACGGGGTAAGAGGAATTATACATAAAACAATATCTGATAATTATATGTACAAAAATGATGTTCAAAAGGTAAATGAGTATGGTGATAGCTTGATGTATGCTGGATTAAAGCCTTTACAACAATTCAATGGAGCTGGATTTGGTGATCAGGTAAGATATATTGGAGACTTTGGTTCAAGAATTTACTACTTAAAAAAAGTTGAAGTCATGGAAGAATAA
- a CDS encoding endo alpha-1,4 polygalactosaminidase — MTRLLSLILVIPCFLYCISTSTLFNNSYGVFIGSSPESLNDFIDFDEIVIDAFYYDNEQISTLHKENVKVYSYLNIGSIEDFRPYYNYFKDMTLDDYENWPEEKWLDLTNEECRNYIVDVLAKDLCNKGIDGFFLDNLDNYYVYNNDEVYNALLDIITRLNKQYNLPLIANGGYEFFNESLDNDIDVSNLVYGVNHESIFSKIDFDNNELIENDKEDCDFLLNHIDRLNENGVNVYIIEYTSNKKLRKKISRYYTKKGYSYYITDNIELN, encoded by the coding sequence ATGACAAGATTATTATCCCTAATATTAGTGATTCCATGTTTCCTATATTGTATTTCAACTAGCACACTGTTTAATAATTCCTATGGAGTTTTCATTGGTTCTTCTCCCGAATCATTGAATGATTTTATTGATTTTGATGAAATTGTTATTGATGCTTTCTATTATGATAATGAACAGATATCAACTCTACATAAAGAAAATGTTAAGGTATACAGCTATCTTAATATTGGATCAATCGAAGATTTTCGCCCCTATTATAATTATTTTAAAGATATGACTTTAGATGATTATGAAAATTGGCCTGAAGAAAAATGGCTGGATTTGACCAACGAAGAATGCCGTAATTACATTGTAGATGTTCTTGCCAAAGATTTGTGTAATAAAGGTATTGACGGTTTTTTCCTAGATAATTTGGATAATTATTATGTATATAATAATGACGAGGTATATAATGCTTTGTTGGATATAATAACACGTCTGAACAAACAATATAATCTACCTCTTATTGCTAATGGTGGATATGAATTTTTCAATGAATCCCTAGATAATGATATTGATGTTTCTAATTTGGTTTATGGTGTTAACCATGAATCTATTTTCAGTAAAATTGACTTTGATAATAATGAATTGATTGAAAACGATAAAGAAGATTGTGATTTCTTATTAAATCACATTGATAGACTTAATGAAAATGGTGTAAATGTATATATTATTGAATATACCTCCAACAAAAAATTGCGCAAAAAAATCTCTAGATACTATACAAAAAAAGGGTACAGTTATTATATCACTGACAACATTGAATTAAATTAA
- a CDS encoding NAD-dependent epimerase/dehydratase family protein produces MKTSGKVLITGGYGFIGSHVAERFNKEGYKVYIIDDLSSGRADNITIKHKGFNLDIIDQKCEEIFRSNRFDVVVHLAAVTESHELNESLNEYTKSNVLGLSNILELSSKYNVSKVIFASSVDVYGDKGNGPYTEEMKVMPHTSLGISKEAGEGYCNYYSKRYNLETVILRISNVYGPRQPKQNGTLSNILQKVSDDDTNLVINDKGYETRDYIYVEDVAFAIYECAIRKCQGTFNLSTNTENSLNDIMKYLKKVMNIDNVTYIDSVKNIGQHRLDNSLLINTVNWEPKYSLEEGLRKTLVWNKIHNDGAEDITETEVDNTEKNSHKILPYLENLIGFMIVAVFSYMQLLHENTAYSYNWDYKLIYIILIGIVYGIKQVSIAIALSCSLQIVLYLYTGRDIISFFYNVDNIAHLSIYILIGLIIGYVIDRKNRDIRFSNEAYDQSIEDYSFLNQIYDRILIQKNKLENQIIDSNDSFAKIYETTAKLESVEVEDIYTGAINVIEKIMKTDRVTLYILDNTKNFMRLVAKSKKLGKSIPVSVKVSDYTEIQDVIESKSVYVNRKLKPNIPILVSPVYDNEDVVGIVSIHDVEFEELSLYYENLFHVVMRLISSSLSRAYRYKEDTRYIRYKEDTRFLQGEAFYNLLKSKEKARKSFEIDYMVLTVDYSIDKADEDYYKLLSGRLSKVVRETDYLCMDEDDNIYILLSNIDQEDAGLVIERFRKNGIYVTIVESEKLLSA; encoded by the coding sequence ATGAAAACATCAGGAAAAGTGTTAATAACTGGAGGATATGGATTTATTGGTTCTCATGTAGCTGAAAGATTCAATAAAGAAGGTTATAAAGTTTATATAATAGATGACTTGTCATCTGGTAGGGCAGACAATATTACAATAAAACACAAAGGATTCAATTTGGATATAATTGATCAAAAGTGCGAAGAAATATTTAGAAGCAATAGATTTGATGTTGTTGTTCATCTTGCTGCAGTAACAGAGAGTCATGAGCTTAACGAGTCATTAAATGAATACACAAAGTCTAATGTTCTTGGTTTATCAAATATATTGGAGCTTTCATCAAAATATAACGTATCTAAGGTTATATTTGCCTCTTCAGTAGATGTATATGGTGATAAAGGTAATGGACCATATACTGAGGAAATGAAAGTCATGCCACACACTTCTCTTGGTATAAGTAAAGAAGCAGGAGAAGGATATTGCAATTATTATAGTAAACGGTATAACCTTGAAACAGTAATTCTTAGAATATCTAATGTATATGGTCCAAGACAGCCAAAACAAAATGGAACATTATCAAATATTTTACAAAAAGTTTCAGATGATGATACAAATTTAGTTATAAATGATAAAGGTTATGAAACAAGGGATTATATTTATGTTGAAGATGTAGCTTTTGCCATTTATGAATGTGCTATAAGAAAATGCCAAGGCACATTTAACTTGTCTACCAATACAGAAAATAGTCTTAATGATATTATGAAGTATCTAAAGAAAGTTATGAATATTGATAATGTAACTTATATAGACTCTGTCAAAAACATTGGTCAACATAGGTTAGATAATTCATTATTGATTAATACAGTAAATTGGGAACCCAAGTATTCTTTGGAAGAAGGCTTGAGAAAGACTTTGGTTTGGAATAAAATCCATAATGATGGAGCAGAGGATATTACTGAAACAGAGGTAGATAATACAGAAAAAAACAGTCATAAAATATTACCCTATCTTGAAAATTTGATAGGATTTATGATTGTTGCTGTTTTTTCTTATATGCAGCTATTGCATGAAAATACAGCGTACAGTTATAACTGGGATTATAAGCTTATTTATATTATACTAATTGGAATTGTTTATGGTATAAAACAAGTAAGTATTGCAATAGCTCTAAGCTGTTCATTGCAGATAGTATTGTATTTATATACTGGTAGAGATATTATTTCATTTTTTTATAATGTGGATAATATCGCTCATCTATCAATTTATATACTTATTGGCCTTATTATAGGTTATGTTATTGATCGTAAAAACAGAGATATAAGATTTAGTAATGAGGCATATGATCAGTCAATTGAAGATTATTCTTTTCTTAATCAAATATATGACCGTATTCTCATACAGAAAAACAAATTGGAAAATCAAATTATTGATTCCAATGATAGCTTTGCCAAGATATATGAAACTACAGCAAAATTGGAAAGTGTTGAAGTAGAGGATATATATACAGGAGCTATCAATGTAATTGAGAAAATAATGAAAACAGATAGAGTCACTTTATATATATTAGACAATACAAAAAATTTTATGAGGTTAGTAGCCAAGTCAAAAAAACTGGGTAAAAGTATTCCAGTTTCTGTTAAAGTCAGCGATTATACCGAAATACAAGATGTTATTGAGAGTAAAAGTGTTTATGTTAATCGGAAACTCAAACCTAATATACCTATTCTTGTTTCACCCGTATATGATAATGAAGATGTAGTTGGTATCGTATCAATACATGATGTTGAATTTGAAGAATTATCGTTATACTATGAGAATCTATTTCATGTAGTTATGAGACTTATTTCCAGTTCATTATCAAGAGCTTATCGTTATAAAGAAGATACAAGATATATAAGATACAAAGAGGATACTAGATTTCTTCAAGGAGAAGCTTTTTACAATTTATTAAAAAGTAAGGAAAAAGCTCGAAAAAGTTTTGAAATAGATTATATGGTATTAACAGTAGATTATTCTATAGATAAGGCAGATGAAGATTATTATAAGTTATTGTCAGGTAGACTTAGTAAAGTTGTTAGAGAAACGGATTATTTATGTATGGATGAAGATGATAATATCTATATCCTGTTATCCAATATTGACCAAGAGGATGCTGGGCTTGTTATAGAGAGGTTTAGGAAGAATGGTATATATGTAACTATTGTTGAAAGCGAAAAACTCTTAAGTGCATAA